GTGTTTCCAAGTAGAAGCAGTGCCATTAAACCACACCATACTGTAACTCCAATTTCAATAACCTGACCAAGTGGTTCACTGTCCTTTTTAGGCGTGACGATGTAAATTGATATGCCATAAGTGAGTGCTGTAGTGGTAACTGTTAACCACATGATAACCATCAAACCCCACATGAAAAGCCTGCGCTTGAACGGCAATCCACTAATCAGCAGCAATATTGTGCTGAGAGAGGAGACAAAGGCAATGGTGTTAGCACGAAGGAAATATCGATACGATTTGGGATGATTATAAGCCATTACTGCTTCCCCTGCTTTGTGTGAAGGTATTCCCCGATTATCCAATTTTTCATTTTCTTGCCAAACACCTCCTGGAGGGTTCATTCCAGCTTGGAATGCCATTGTTGCAATAAGTGACGCCACCACCATTATTGTTTCGCGTTTCTTGGATAGCCAATCGCCTTTGGATGGGTGGCTTTGGGCCTGATTTCCGCCTAAATATGCTGGTGTTGTTGAAGCTGGTAGTGAATGCGGATTTGCAGCTGATTTATTCGGAATTTTGCTACTATCATTTTTGATATCCTTTGCTCTTAAGCCTCCGGCTTCTCTAAGACTGTCTCCAATTTGTAGATCAATCATGTCCCTCCTACTTTGTGCTAAAATATCTAATGTTGTATTCCCATTTGCATCCATTGCATTCACATCTATTTGATTGGTCTTTAGCAAGTATTTGATAGTCTGCAAGAATGGTAGGTGGTTTAATAACTATAAGAAAATGAAGTTAATTTTCCAGACCTAGTGGTCAACGAAGTAGGTTGAGAACCAAAGGTATCAAATTCAAATCCTAGCGGAAATAAAAAACACAAGGTGATTTTTTTCCATTTCAAACCTCGGTGAACAGAACTACCTGGTACCTATTGCTAGTTGGAGGTAgcaggtatcccgtggaattagtcgagagGTGCGCAACTTGGCCCGAACACCGCGATTATAAGAAAAAATGAAGTAAATTTCTTTTCTAAGGAAGCAATATCATACCTCAATTTGCTTATCAGCAACAGCCAAATGTAGAGTGGTGAAGCCATCACTATCCTTTGCATTCAAGAATTCATGGTCCCATGATCCAATCTCCATCAGCACCTTGAGAACCTCTAGCTGATTATGCTTCACACACAAATGCAAAATATTTTCTCCATTGATCGTCGTTCCTAGAACTGTACGAGGCCTGATTTGTATTAGTTCTTTGATGACTTCAACTCGACCTTTGATGGCTGCTAGATGGAGAGGATTTCTACCATCGCGATCACGAGCTAAGCATATATCAGGATTCACTACTAACAACATCTTGATAATTTGTAGGTGTCCTTTAGCTGAAGCTATGTGAAGAGCTGATGATTTTCGCGAATCCAATTCAGCTGCAAGCTGAGGATTTTGAGCCAGAATTAACTTCACAAACTCAATATGCCCACGCATTGTTGCTATGTGCAAAGGAGTTTCATTGAAGCAAGTTAAGGTAAGTCTATCAAGAATTAAAGCATCTTGCTGAAGTAATTCTTGTAAAGTTCTTACATCTCCTTCAACTGCAGCTTCATAGAGTTTCTTCTCAATTTCCATCTTGCTCTTATCTGTTTTTCTCTCTTTCAATGAGATTCTTTTAGTAAAAGAACTGGTTGATTTATATGACTGATCTTTTGTACTTATTGGATTTAGTCATACTTGGAAAAGTCTTCTACTAAATTTTAGTCTTGCTTTAAAAGGATATTATAAATGCTTTGAACTAGTCTTATCTTCTTATAAACAAAAAGACCTTCAAAATTACCCCTCTTCTTGGAAGCTACGTGGAGAAAATGACTATTCTTCCTCAACCAAGTGAACTGGTTAATTGAGAAGACCCTCACCAAACTTTTCTTGTAGCTAGAACACTTCAAAAATGCTATCGAATGTGTGG
The DNA window shown above is from Nicotiana tomentosiformis chromosome 8, ASM39032v3, whole genome shotgun sequence and carries:
- the LOC104116467 gene encoding ankyrin repeat-containing protein At5g02620-like, which translates into the protein MEIEKKLYEAAVEGDVRTLQELLQQDALILDRLTLTCFNETPLHIATMRGHIEFVKLILAQNPQLAAELDSRKSSALHIASAKGHLQIIKMLLVVNPDICLARDRDGRNPLHLAAIKGRVEVIKELIQIRPRTVLGTTINGENILHLCVKHNQLEVLKVLMEIGSWDHEFLNAKDSDGFTTLHLAVADKQIETIKYLLKTNQIDVNAMDANGNTTLDILAQSRRDMIDLQIGDSLREAGGLRAKDIKNDSSKIPNKSAANPHSLPASTTPAYLGGNQAQSHPSKGDWLSKKRETIMVVASLIATMAFQAGMNPPGGVWQENEKLDNRGIPSHKAGEAVMAYNHPKSYRYFLRANTIAFVSSLSTILLLISGLPFKRRLFMWGLMVIMWLTVTTTALTYGISIYIVTPKKDSEPLGQVIEIGVTVWCGLMALLLLGNTIRLLRKWQKKRHKIRSAAARKSANSMFVNV